A genome region from Geminicoccus roseus DSM 18922 includes the following:
- a CDS encoding acyl-CoA thioesterase, which yields MPDLMPVIRTTAMPADTNPAGDIFGGWLMAHMDLAAGSVATRRARGRTVTIAVEGMAFLKPVLVGDEVSFYGEILSTGRTSIKIRIEAWRRPREGDQETRVTEAVFTFVAIGEDRRPRELPAEPDPA from the coding sequence ATGCCCGACCTGATGCCCGTGATCCGCACCACCGCCATGCCCGCCGACACCAATCCGGCCGGCGACATCTTCGGCGGCTGGCTGATGGCGCACATGGATCTGGCGGCCGGCAGCGTGGCGACCAGGCGGGCGCGCGGCCGCACCGTGACCATCGCGGTGGAGGGCATGGCCTTCCTGAAGCCGGTCCTGGTCGGTGACGAGGTCAGCTTCTACGGCGAAATCCTTTCCACCGGCCGCACCTCGATCAAGATCCGGATCGAGGCTTGGCGCCGTCCCCGGGAAGGCGACCAGGAGACCAGGGTGACCGAGGCGGTGTTCACCTTTGTCGCCATCGGCGAGGACCGCCGGCCGCGCGAACTGCCCGCGGAACCCGACCCGGCCTAG
- a CDS encoding AI-2E family transporter: MPEPTSAWTRRLLAVIALVLVTMGLRATYSVTMPLAVACVIIAAVWPVKPWLDRVLPSKLSYAGTILVLLLVLGGFTASVYFSALQVMHAFSQNWDRFEAAYSSASDMMDGLDVQLGSKEGYQRLIGFGQSILSNAYTIFVYLGFIALLVILGLPEVPALQRKLRDELHFRERREVVQAAGEISAKIRSYLGVTTLTSLITGVACAVWSVVTGLELFLVWGLLNFLLNYIPVVGNLVGIVPPTLYAIIQYDGWTMPAVVFAGFLLIQLAVSNFVYPMLQGHSLSLSPIAIVVMLAFWSWVWGIAGALIAIPVTTTLVIVCEHFPATRWIATLLSNPRRP, from the coding sequence ATGCCCGAGCCGACCTCGGCATGGACCCGCCGGCTGCTGGCCGTCATCGCCCTGGTGCTCGTCACCATGGGGCTGCGCGCCACCTATTCGGTCACCATGCCGCTGGCGGTGGCCTGCGTGATCATTGCCGCGGTCTGGCCGGTCAAGCCCTGGCTCGACCGGGTCCTGCCCTCCAAGCTCAGCTATGCCGGAACGATCCTGGTGCTCTTGCTGGTGCTGGGCGGCTTCACCGCCTCGGTCTATTTCTCCGCCCTGCAGGTCATGCACGCCTTCAGCCAGAACTGGGACCGGTTCGAGGCGGCCTACAGCTCGGCCAGCGACATGATGGACGGGCTGGACGTGCAGCTGGGCAGCAAGGAGGGCTACCAGCGCCTGATCGGCTTTGGCCAGAGCATCCTGTCCAACGCCTACACGATCTTCGTCTATCTGGGCTTCATCGCGCTGCTGGTGATCCTGGGACTGCCGGAGGTGCCGGCCCTGCAGCGCAAGCTGCGCGACGAGCTGCACTTTCGCGAGCGGCGCGAGGTGGTGCAGGCCGCCGGGGAAATCTCCGCCAAGATCCGCAGCTATCTGGGGGTGACCACGCTGACCAGCCTGATCACCGGGGTGGCCTGCGCGGTCTGGTCGGTGGTGACCGGGCTGGAGCTGTTCCTGGTCTGGGGGCTGCTCAACTTCCTGCTGAACTACATCCCGGTGGTCGGCAACCTGGTGGGCATCGTCCCGCCCACGCTCTACGCGATCATCCAGTACGACGGCTGGACCATGCCGGCGGTGGTGTTCGCCGGCTTCCTGCTGATCCAGCTGGCGGTGAGCAACTTCGTCTACCCCATGCTGCAGGGCCACAGCCTGTCGCTCTCGCCGATCGCGATCGTGGTGATGCTGGCGTTCTGGAGCTGGGTCTGGGGCATCGCCGGGGCGCTGATCGCGATCCCGGTCACCACCACCCTCGTGATCGTGTGCGAGCATTTCCCGGCCACGCGCTGGATCGCCACCCTGCTCTCCAACCCGCGCCGGCCCTGA
- a CDS encoding mechanosensitive ion channel family protein — MDELPPEVSLAWQKVDAMIAGFFRLLPNMVIGLVVLAVFVGLGWLASLLCRRFLTHRDRANLGQVLGGFVWWVVILLGVLVAMTIVFPSVKPADLLATLGIGSVAIGFAFKDILQNWLAGLLILFRQPFRPGDQIVVEGNEGTIERIETRATLIRTYDGRRAIIPNSVVYASAVTVNTAFPIRRSEYDVGIGYGDGIEAARDAILGAVTSLDGVERDPAPEVLAWDLAASAVILRVRYWTASERIDVVRQRGRVVEAVKNALDDAGIDMPFDTQVMLLHDQTEETDGMRGVQREGWPKAERPPRPRWQVTASGGQERALAGEPRQS; from the coding sequence ATGGACGAACTCCCCCCGGAAGTGAGCCTGGCCTGGCAGAAGGTCGACGCCATGATCGCCGGCTTCTTCCGCCTCCTGCCCAACATGGTCATCGGGCTGGTGGTGCTGGCGGTGTTCGTGGGGCTTGGCTGGCTGGCCAGCCTGTTGTGCCGGCGCTTCCTCACCCATCGCGACCGGGCCAATCTCGGCCAGGTGCTGGGCGGCTTCGTCTGGTGGGTAGTGATCCTGCTGGGCGTGCTGGTGGCGATGACCATCGTGTTCCCCTCGGTGAAGCCGGCCGACCTGCTGGCCACGCTCGGCATCGGCTCGGTGGCGATCGGCTTCGCGTTCAAGGACATCCTGCAGAACTGGCTGGCCGGCCTGCTGATCCTGTTCCGCCAGCCGTTCCGGCCGGGCGACCAGATCGTGGTGGAAGGCAACGAGGGCACCATCGAGCGGATCGAGACCCGCGCCACCCTGATCCGCACCTATGACGGGCGGCGGGCGATCATCCCGAACAGCGTCGTCTATGCCAGCGCCGTCACGGTCAACACCGCCTTCCCGATCCGGCGCAGCGAGTATGATGTCGGCATCGGCTACGGCGACGGCATCGAGGCGGCCCGCGACGCGATCCTGGGCGCGGTGACGTCGCTGGACGGGGTCGAGCGCGACCCGGCGCCGGAGGTGCTGGCCTGGGACTTGGCCGCGTCCGCCGTGATCCTGCGGGTGCGCTACTGGACCGCGTCGGAGCGGATCGACGTGGTCCGCCAGCGCGGCCGGGTGGTGGAGGCGGTCAAGAACGCCCTGGACGACGCCGGAATCGACATGCCGTTCGACACCCAGGTCATGCTGCTGCACGATCAGACCGAGGAGACCGACGGCATGCGCGGGGTGCAGCGCGAGGGCTGGCCGAAGGCCGAGCGTCCGCCCCGCCCGCGCTGGCAGGTGACCGCGAGCGGCGGGCAGGAGCGCGCCCTCGCCGGCGAGCCTCGGCAGTCATGA
- a CDS encoding catalase — MHDDRSSLQDPDLRGHGGELHERAGGGHPRLTTNQGIPISDNQNSLRNGVRGPTLLEDFVLREKIMHFDHERIPERIVHARGSGAHGYFELYESLAEYTHADFLQRAGEKTRVFARFSTVAGGAGSVDLPRDVRGFAVKFYTQEGNWDLVGNNIPVFFIQDAIKFPDLIHSVKMEPDRGFPQAASAHDTFWDFVSLMPESIHMIMWAMSDRAIPRSLRMIEGFGIHTFRFVNAEGQATFVKFHWRPKLGMQSVVWDEALKISGADPDYHRRDLWDAIESGDFPEWELGVQLFDQATADAFEFDVLDSTKIIPEEVVPLKMIGKMVLDRNPDNFFAETEQVAYCPANIVPGIDFSDDPLLQGRLFSYLDTQLKRLGGPNFHQIPINRPVCPMRNFQRDGHMQMSVPKGRVAYEPNSLGGGDTPRECPERGFTTFPRQNDGQAVRLRAESFADHYSQAGQFFRSQTETEQNHMVLALSFELSKVETPYIRERIVGHLRHVDETLARRVANGLGLETLPDAPPAAAQPRHDLPPSPALSIIQKAPKTIQGRMVGCLITDGVDAALVDQVKQAVTAEGAKLKLIAPKVGGAKAADGSRIMADFQLAGGPSVLFDAVVILAAEQGIADLLLEQAAVAFTHDAWQHLKVIGFSQPAEPLLEAAGIKPAMRDDGVVQIGPNGGADRFVAAAKNQRIWAREPKVRLIP, encoded by the coding sequence ATGCACGACGATCGATCCAGCCTGCAGGACCCCGACCTGCGCGGCCATGGCGGCGAGCTGCACGAGCGGGCGGGCGGCGGCCACCCGAGGCTCACCACCAACCAGGGCATCCCGATCAGCGACAACCAGAACTCGCTGCGCAACGGGGTGCGCGGGCCGACCCTTCTCGAGGACTTCGTGCTCCGCGAGAAGATCATGCATTTCGACCACGAGCGCATTCCCGAGCGGATCGTGCATGCCCGCGGCAGTGGCGCGCACGGCTATTTCGAGCTGTACGAGAGCCTGGCCGAGTACACCCATGCCGACTTTCTGCAGCGCGCGGGCGAGAAGACCCGGGTGTTCGCCCGCTTCTCCACCGTGGCCGGCGGGGCTGGCTCGGTCGACCTGCCGCGCGACGTGCGCGGCTTCGCGGTGAAGTTCTATACCCAGGAAGGCAACTGGGACCTCGTCGGCAACAACATCCCGGTGTTCTTCATCCAGGACGCCATCAAGTTCCCGGACCTGATCCACTCGGTGAAGATGGAGCCGGACCGGGGCTTCCCGCAGGCGGCCTCGGCCCACGACACGTTCTGGGACTTCGTCTCGCTGATGCCGGAAAGCATCCACATGATCATGTGGGCGATGTCCGACCGGGCGATCCCGCGCTCGCTCCGGATGATCGAGGGCTTCGGCATCCACACCTTCCGCTTCGTGAACGCCGAAGGCCAGGCGACCTTCGTGAAGTTCCACTGGCGGCCCAAGCTCGGCATGCAGTCGGTGGTGTGGGACGAGGCGCTCAAGATCAGCGGCGCCGACCCGGACTATCACCGCCGCGACCTGTGGGACGCGATCGAGAGCGGCGACTTTCCCGAATGGGAGCTGGGCGTCCAGCTGTTCGACCAGGCCACCGCCGACGCGTTCGAGTTCGACGTCCTGGATTCCACCAAGATCATCCCCGAGGAGGTCGTGCCGCTCAAGATGATCGGGAAGATGGTCCTGGACCGCAACCCGGACAATTTCTTCGCCGAGACCGAGCAGGTCGCCTATTGTCCTGCCAACATCGTGCCCGGCATCGACTTCTCCGACGACCCGCTGCTGCAGGGCCGGCTGTTCTCCTACCTGGACACCCAGCTCAAGCGCCTGGGCGGGCCTAACTTCCACCAGATTCCGATCAACCGGCCGGTCTGCCCGATGCGCAACTTCCAGCGCGACGGGCACATGCAGATGAGCGTGCCGAAGGGCCGGGTCGCCTACGAGCCGAACTCGCTGGGCGGCGGCGATACCCCGCGGGAATGCCCCGAGCGGGGCTTCACCACCTTCCCCCGGCAGAACGACGGCCAGGCGGTGCGGCTGCGCGCCGAATCCTTTGCCGACCATTATTCCCAGGCCGGCCAGTTCTTCCGCAGCCAGACCGAGACCGAACAGAACCACATGGTCCTGGCGCTGAGCTTCGAGCTCAGCAAGGTCGAGACCCCCTATATCCGCGAGCGGATCGTGGGGCACCTGCGCCATGTCGACGAGACGCTGGCCAGGCGGGTCGCGAACGGCCTGGGCCTGGAGACCCTGCCGGACGCCCCGCCGGCGGCCGCCCAGCCGCGCCACGACCTGCCGCCCTCCCCGGCGCTCAGCATCATCCAGAAGGCGCCCAAAACCATCCAGGGCCGCATGGTCGGCTGCCTGATCACCGACGGCGTCGATGCCGCTCTGGTCGACCAGGTGAAGCAGGCGGTCACCGCCGAGGGCGCCAAGCTCAAGCTGATCGCGCCCAAGGTCGGCGGGGCCAAGGCCGCCGACGGCAGCAGGATCATGGCCGACTTCCAGCTGGCCGGCGGGCCGTCGGTCCTGTTCGACGCGGTGGTGATCCTGGCTGCCGAGCAGGGGATCGCCGATCTGCTGCTGGAACAGGCCGCGGTGGCGTTCACCCACGACGCCTGGCAGCACCTGAAGGTGATCGGCTTCTCCCAGCCGGCCGAGCCGCTTCTGGAGGCAGCCGGGATCAAGCCCGCCATGCGCGACGACGGGGTGGTGCAGATCGGCCCGAACGGCGGTGCCGACCGGTTCGTGGCGGCGGCCAAGAACCAGCGGATCTGGGCGCGCGAGCCAAAGGTGCGCCTGATCCCCTGA
- a CDS encoding DUF2474 family protein yields MAGQAKKDWPRRILWFVGLWAAGVAAVGLVGAVIRFCVN; encoded by the coding sequence ATGGCGGGGCAGGCGAAGAAGGACTGGCCGCGACGAATTTTGTGGTTCGTGGGCCTGTGGGCGGCCGGGGTGGCCGCCGTGGGGCTGGTGGGCGCGGTGATCCGGTTCTGCGTCAACTGA
- a CDS encoding potassium channel family protein, with protein sequence MIQSTGRRRNAGKERIRELYEGNTSRAHRFRYGLFVFDLTTILFIIGTSFLPRSDVVETIDVVFGIVLLADFLARFWVSRTRMQDLLRPSTWADIVALASFLSPIVGEGAGFLRILRTLRLLRTYQFLSRLRRDSRFFRQNEDAILAVTNLVVFIFVMTGIVYTTQFWSNPDIHNYMDALYFTVTSLTTTGFGDITLPGTTGRLISVVIMICGVTLFLRLAQVLFRPHKVRFPCPTCGLQRHDPDAVHCKACGTLLNIPDEGY encoded by the coding sequence ATGATCCAGTCGACCGGACGACGCCGCAACGCCGGCAAGGAACGGATCCGGGAGCTCTACGAGGGCAACACCAGCCGGGCCCACCGCTTCCGCTACGGGCTGTTCGTCTTCGACCTGACCACCATCCTGTTCATCATCGGCACCTCGTTCCTGCCGCGCAGCGACGTGGTCGAGACGATCGACGTCGTGTTCGGCATCGTGCTGCTGGCCGATTTCCTGGCCAGGTTCTGGGTGAGCCGCACCCGGATGCAGGACCTGCTGCGCCCGTCCACCTGGGCCGACATCGTGGCGCTGGCCTCGTTCCTGAGCCCGATCGTCGGCGAGGGCGCGGGCTTCCTGCGGATCCTGCGCACCCTGCGCCTTTTGCGCACCTACCAGTTCCTGAGCCGGCTGCGCCGGGACAGCCGCTTCTTCCGCCAGAACGAGGACGCGATCCTGGCGGTCACCAACCTGGTGGTGTTCATCTTCGTGATGACCGGGATCGTCTACACGACCCAGTTCTGGAGCAACCCGGACATCCACAACTACATGGATGCCCTCTACTTCACGGTCACCTCCCTCACCACCACCGGCTTCGGCGACATCACCCTGCCCGGCACCACCGGGCGGCTGATCTCGGTGGTGATCATGATCTGCGGGGTGACGCTGTTCCTGCGGCTGGCCCAGGTCCTGTTCCGGCCGCACAAGGTCCGCTTCCCCTGCCCCACCTGCGGCCTGCAGCGCCACGATCCGGACGCGGTGCACTGCAAGGCCTGCGGCACGCTCCTGAACATTCCCGACGAAGGGTACTGA
- the cydB gene encoding cytochrome d ubiquinol oxidase subunit II, whose protein sequence is MIIDLTVVWAFVIAFAVFAYVVMDGFDLGIGILFPFFAVGRERDSAMNTVAPVWDGNETWLVLGGGGLMAAFPLAYAIILPALYAPIIAMLLALIFRGVAFEFRWRDPGHRRWWDVGFTVGSVVAALAQGITLGALLQGITVEGRSYAGGWWDWLSPFSVLVGVSLVVGYALLGATWLIMKTEGQLQDHCFRLARILGPATVGCIVLVSLATPFLSEEYYRNWFTFPQVLFAAQVPILVAVASVLFFIGLARRWEYWPFLITLALFALGLIGLGVSMFPYVIPGAITIWDAASPEKSQLFMLVGASILIPIILAYTAYSYWVFRGKTGHEGYH, encoded by the coding sequence ATGATCATCGACCTTACTGTGGTTTGGGCGTTCGTGATCGCGTTCGCGGTGTTCGCCTACGTGGTCATGGACGGGTTCGACCTGGGCATCGGCATCCTGTTCCCGTTCTTCGCGGTCGGCCGGGAGCGGGACAGCGCCATGAACACGGTGGCGCCCGTGTGGGACGGCAACGAGACCTGGCTGGTGCTGGGCGGCGGCGGGCTGATGGCGGCGTTCCCGCTGGCCTACGCCATCATCCTGCCGGCCCTCTACGCGCCGATCATCGCCATGCTGCTGGCGCTGATCTTCCGCGGGGTCGCGTTCGAGTTCCGCTGGCGCGACCCCGGCCACCGCCGCTGGTGGGACGTGGGCTTCACCGTCGGCTCGGTGGTCGCGGCGCTGGCCCAGGGCATCACCCTGGGTGCGCTGCTCCAGGGCATCACCGTGGAGGGGCGCTCCTACGCCGGCGGCTGGTGGGACTGGCTGTCGCCGTTCAGCGTGCTGGTGGGGGTGAGCCTGGTGGTCGGCTATGCGCTGCTGGGCGCCACCTGGCTGATCATGAAGACCGAAGGTCAGCTCCAGGACCACTGCTTCCGGCTGGCCAGGATCCTGGGCCCGGCCACGGTCGGCTGCATCGTGCTGGTGAGCCTGGCCACGCCGTTCCTGAGCGAGGAGTACTATCGGAACTGGTTCACCTTCCCGCAGGTCCTGTTCGCCGCCCAGGTGCCGATCCTGGTTGCCGTCGCCTCGGTGCTGTTCTTCATCGGGCTGGCGCGCCGCTGGGAGTACTGGCCGTTCCTGATCACCCTGGCCCTGTTCGCGCTGGGCCTGATCGGCCTGGGGGTGAGCATGTTCCCCTATGTGATCCCGGGCGCCATCACGATCTGGGACGCGGCCTCGCCGGAGAAGAGCCAGCTCTTCATGCTGGTGGGCGCGTCGATCCTGATCCCGATCATCCTGGCCTATACCGCCTATTCCTACTGGGTGTTCCGCGGCAAGACCGGGCATGAGGGCTATCACTGA
- a CDS encoding cytochrome ubiquinol oxidase subunit I gives MLEQFDALLLARIQFAFTVSFHFIFPAFSIGLASYLAVLEGLWLWTGREIYLRLFKYWVKIFALAFGMGVVSGIVMSYQFGTNWSVFSDKAGPVIGPVMAYEVLTAFFLEAGFLGVMLFGMNRVGKGLHYAATLAVAIGTFTSAFWILSVNSWMHTPAGFAMNDVGQFVPVDWWAIVFNPSFPFRLAHTVMAAYLTTALVVGAVGAFHLLRDRINEGARVMFTMAIGMIAIAAPVQIFLGDAHGLNTLEHQPTKIMAMEGHFESHPDGAPLILFGLPDEEERTVHYEVAIPKLSSLILEHSLDAPLKGLDTVPEDEWPPVAIVFWSFRIMVGLGFLMLFLGATGALAFFKGRLYQWRPLHWFALAMGPAGFVAVIAGWVTTEVGRQPYTVYGLLRTADSVAPLEAPAVATSLLVFVVVYFVVFSAGTLYILKLMGHAPHAGEPGPEAVREQPQRAAGITPASAVDPDRTIGGRGAEAGA, from the coding sequence ATGCTCGAACAGTTCGATGCGCTATTGCTGGCACGGATACAGTTCGCCTTCACCGTCTCGTTCCATTTCATCTTTCCCGCCTTCTCGATCGGCCTCGCCAGCTACCTCGCCGTGCTGGAGGGCCTGTGGCTGTGGACGGGCAGAGAGATCTATCTCCGGCTGTTCAAGTACTGGGTGAAGATCTTCGCGCTCGCCTTCGGCATGGGCGTGGTGTCGGGGATCGTGATGTCCTACCAGTTCGGCACGAACTGGTCGGTGTTCTCCGACAAGGCTGGGCCGGTGATCGGGCCGGTGATGGCCTACGAGGTGCTGACCGCGTTCTTCCTGGAAGCGGGTTTCCTGGGCGTGATGCTGTTCGGCATGAACCGGGTCGGCAAGGGGCTGCACTACGCCGCCACCCTGGCGGTGGCGATCGGCACCTTCACCTCCGCGTTCTGGATCCTGTCGGTCAACAGCTGGATGCACACGCCGGCCGGCTTCGCCATGAACGATGTCGGCCAGTTCGTGCCGGTGGACTGGTGGGCGATCGTGTTCAACCCGTCCTTCCCGTTCCGGCTCGCCCACACCGTGATGGCAGCCTACCTCACCACGGCGCTGGTGGTGGGTGCCGTGGGCGCCTTCCATCTGCTGCGCGACCGGATCAACGAGGGGGCGCGGGTGATGTTCACCATGGCGATCGGCATGATCGCCATCGCCGCACCGGTCCAGATCTTCCTGGGCGACGCGCACGGGCTGAACACGCTGGAGCACCAGCCCACCAAGATCATGGCCATGGAAGGCCATTTCGAGAGCCATCCCGACGGCGCGCCGCTGATCCTGTTCGGCCTGCCGGACGAGGAGGAGCGCACGGTGCACTACGAGGTCGCCATTCCCAAGCTGTCGTCCCTGATCCTGGAGCACAGCCTGGACGCGCCGCTCAAGGGGCTGGACACCGTTCCGGAGGATGAGTGGCCGCCGGTGGCGATCGTGTTCTGGTCGTTCCGCATCATGGTGGGCCTGGGCTTCCTGATGCTGTTCCTGGGGGCCACCGGCGCCCTCGCGTTCTTCAAGGGGCGGCTCTACCAGTGGCGTCCGCTGCACTGGTTCGCGCTCGCCATGGGCCCGGCCGGGTTCGTCGCGGTGATCGCCGGCTGGGTGACCACCGAGGTCGGCCGCCAGCCCTACACGGTGTACGGCCTCTTGCGCACCGCGGATTCGGTGGCACCTCTGGAGGCGCCGGCGGTGGCGACGTCGCTGCTGGTGTTCGTGGTCGTCTACTTCGTCGTGTTCAGCGCCGGCACGCTCTACATCCTCAAGCTGATGGGCCATGCGCCGCATGCCGGGGAGCCGGGTCCGGAGGCGGTCCGCGAGCAGCCGCAACGGGCCGCGGGAATCACCCCGGCGTCGGCGGTCGATCCGGACCGCACCATCGGCGGGCGCGGCGCGGAGGCAGGGGCATGA
- a CDS encoding HNH endonuclease — MLNEHYPFKCCAVCGLQLATCLTVAHLDHDASNNGPDNLARLCQTHHWMYDAGLYPVEAIRLLQAHWQTIEGKPSHKARMKDAGAKAALTRKRSAAARKAVETRRLRAESLKSESGPFE, encoded by the coding sequence GTGCTCAACGAGCACTATCCCTTCAAGTGCTGCGCGGTATGCGGGCTGCAACTAGCGACGTGCCTGACGGTTGCTCACCTCGACCACGATGCCAGCAACAACGGCCCCGACAATCTGGCGCGTCTGTGCCAGACGCACCATTGGATGTACGATGCCGGATTGTACCCGGTGGAGGCCATCAGGCTTCTCCAAGCCCATTGGCAGACCATCGAGGGCAAGCCCAGCCACAAGGCCAGGATGAAGGACGCCGGCGCCAAAGCAGCCCTTACGCGCAAACGAAGTGCGGCGGCCCGCAAGGCCGTCGAGACGCGAAGACTGCGGGCGGAGAGCCTGAAATCCGAAAGCGGACCATTCGAATAG
- a CDS encoding gamma-glutamylcyclotransferase family protein has product MAGCLVAADTRLATYGSLAPDRVNHHRLEGLAGRWRHGTVRGRLIDAGWGAALGHPGLVLDPGGPLVEVQLFESPDLPGHWARLDAFEGDGYRRVATLVRTEDGEAEAWIYVVVA; this is encoded by the coding sequence ATGGCGGGTTGCCTCGTCGCGGCCGACACGCGCCTGGCTACGTATGGCAGCCTGGCGCCCGACCGGGTCAACCATCATCGGCTGGAGGGGCTGGCGGGGCGTTGGCGGCACGGCACGGTGCGCGGCAGGCTCATCGATGCCGGCTGGGGAGCGGCGCTGGGCCATCCCGGGCTGGTGCTCGACCCGGGCGGGCCTCTCGTCGAGGTCCAGCTGTTCGAATCGCCGGACCTGCCCGGGCACTGGGCCCGTCTCGACGCGTTCGAGGGGGATGGCTACCGGCGGGTCGCTACCCTCGTGCGCACGGAAGACGGCGAAGCGGAGGCCTGGATCTATGTGGTCGTCGCCTGA
- a CDS encoding Gfo/Idh/MocA family protein gives MTILNVGLIGLGEVAQSIHLPTLADLRDRFRIAAVHDVSAELTGLVSGRYADVRVHDSARALIDDPAIDAVFILSPDETHSRYVRMAIAAGKHILLEKPACLNLREIDELLPLAERHTKTLFVAYMRRYAPAYLAAKAELPPAAEITHVRIHDLISLGTEFMRHSQDILYPKDVPADLRQESAARREGLYREVVGTDAPPDLVQAYAILTSMSCHHLSAMRELIGEPKRVLAAHRTNGGFNNAITFDYGHYLCQYQAAIDRIGLFDAMIEVRSDRKRVRIVYDTPYIRSLPTRLEIAERGEDGVKQRILGPYYSDAFAAELKLFHRHVQDGTRPKTDLADFRKDLELWAAIVERMRDRPPT, from the coding sequence TTGACCATCCTGAACGTCGGCCTGATCGGCCTGGGCGAGGTCGCCCAGTCCATCCACCTGCCGACCCTGGCCGACCTGCGCGACCGCTTCCGGATCGCGGCGGTGCACGACGTCTCGGCCGAGCTGACCGGCCTGGTCAGCGGCCGCTATGCCGATGTGCGCGTCCATGACAGCGCCCGGGCCCTGATCGACGATCCCGCCATCGACGCGGTGTTCATCCTCTCGCCCGACGAGACCCACAGCCGCTATGTCCGCATGGCGATCGCGGCCGGCAAGCACATCCTCCTGGAGAAACCCGCCTGCCTGAACCTGCGCGAGATCGACGAGCTGCTGCCGCTGGCCGAGCGGCACACCAAGACCCTGTTCGTCGCCTACATGCGCCGCTACGCGCCGGCCTATCTCGCCGCCAAGGCCGAGCTGCCGCCGGCGGCCGAGATCACCCACGTGCGCATCCACGACCTGATCTCGCTCGGCACCGAGTTCATGCGCCACAGCCAGGACATCCTCTACCCCAAGGACGTCCCGGCCGACCTGCGCCAGGAGAGCGCCGCCCGCCGCGAGGGGCTCTACCGCGAGGTGGTGGGCACGGACGCCCCGCCGGACCTGGTCCAGGCCTATGCGATCCTGACCTCGATGAGCTGCCACCACCTGTCGGCCATGCGCGAGCTGATCGGCGAGCCCAAGCGCGTGCTGGCCGCGCACCGCACCAATGGCGGCTTCAACAACGCGATCACCTTCGACTACGGCCACTATCTCTGCCAGTACCAGGCGGCGATCGACCGGATCGGCCTGTTCGACGCGATGATCGAGGTGCGCTCGGACAGAAAGCGCGTGCGCATCGTCTACGACACCCCCTACATCCGCAGCCTGCCGACCCGGCTGGAGATCGCCGAGCGGGGCGAGGACGGGGTGAAGCAGCGCATCCTGGGCCCGTATTACTCGGACGCGTTCGCCGCCGAGCTCAAGCTGTTCCACCGGCACGTCCAGGACGGGACCCGCCCCAAGACCGACCTCGCCGACTTCCGCAAGGACCTCGAGCTCTGGGCGGCGATCGTCGAGCGGATGCGCGACCGGCCGCCGACCTGA
- a CDS encoding YihY/virulence factor BrkB family protein yields MRVFAPLLTLRAVMRRLRDDDVLITGSSVAFFVLLAVFPALSALVALFGLFAEPERIEQLVEALRSILPDTSTQVVVEHIRRFAERWQSAGSVPSFAPYVGFAMLLWSANVGTKGLFRGLNRIYRCEESRGILRFYAVTLLFTLAGILFLLLAIAVVLIIPALLELLGVGEGRRQVIGLLRWPVLLVLVTGVLTLLFRYGPACGRAPWMAVLAGSAVASLLWLGGSVLFSWYVTNLGNLSELYGSLSTVIGFMIWIWLSASAVLIGAEVDSAIRTRRRRSAAKKETPAALRPQPG; encoded by the coding sequence ATGAGGGTCTTCGCCCCGCTCCTCACCCTGCGGGCGGTGATGCGGCGCCTGCGCGACGACGACGTGCTGATCACCGGATCCAGCGTGGCGTTCTTCGTGCTGCTGGCGGTGTTCCCGGCGCTGTCGGCCCTGGTTGCCCTGTTCGGGCTGTTCGCCGAGCCCGAGCGGATCGAGCAGCTGGTGGAAGCGCTCCGCTCGATCCTGCCCGACACCAGCACCCAGGTGGTGGTCGAGCATATCCGGCGCTTTGCCGAGCGCTGGCAATCGGCCGGCAGCGTGCCGAGCTTCGCCCCCTATGTCGGCTTCGCCATGCTGCTGTGGAGCGCCAATGTCGGCACCAAGGGGCTGTTCCGCGGCCTGAACCGGATCTACCGCTGCGAGGAGAGCCGCGGCATCCTGCGCTTCTACGCGGTCACCCTGCTGTTCACCCTGGCCGGCATCCTGTTCCTGCTGCTGGCGATCGCCGTGGTCCTGATCATCCCGGCGCTGCTGGAACTGCTGGGCGTCGGGGAAGGCCGGCGGCAGGTGATCGGCCTGCTGCGCTGGCCGGTGCTGCTGGTGCTGGTCACCGGCGTCCTGACGCTCCTGTTCCGGTACGGCCCCGCCTGCGGCCGGGCGCCCTGGATGGCGGTGCTGGCGGGCAGTGCCGTCGCCTCGCTGCTCTGGCTGGGCGGCTCGGTGCTGTTCTCCTGGTATGTCACCAACCTGGGCAATCTTTCCGAGCTCTACGGCTCCTTGAGCACCGTGATCGGTTTCATGATCTGGATCTGGCTGTCCGCCAGCGCCGTCCTGATCGGCGCCGAGGTGGATTCGGCAATCCGGACCCGCCGCCGCCGGAGCGCGGCCAAGAAGGAAACGCCGGCAGCCCTGCGCCCGCAGCCGGGCTGA